The window GCTGTGGAACTCTTCGCGGGTCACCAACGGGCAATAGATCAGCTTCTCTTTCACCATCTCGCCGAAGTACTCGTGCTCCGGCAGGACCTTGGTGATGAAGTCCGCGTAGGCCAGCTCGCTGACCCAACGCACGCCGTGGACCAGGATGACCTTCTCGAACTTCTCGTAGACTTCCGGGTCCTGGATGACCGAGAGGAACGGCGCCATGCCGGTGCCGGTGCTCAGCAGGTACAGGTGCTTGCCGGGCTTGAGGTCGTCCAGCACCAGGGTGCCGGTGGGCTTGCGGCTGACCATCAGCTCGTCGCCTTCCTTCAGGTGCTGCAGACGCGAAGTCAGCGGACCGTCCGGAACCTTGATGCTGAAGAACTCCAGATGCTCTTCGTAGTTCGGGCTGGCAATGCTGTACGCGCGCATCAGCGGACGACCGTTGACTTCCAGACCGATCATCACGAACTGGCCAGTCTTGAAGCGCAGGCCCGGGTTACGGGTGGTCTTGAAGCTGAAGAGGGTGTCGTTCCAGTGGTGCACGCTGAGAACGCGCTCGGTGTACAGGTTGCTCATCAAGGACTCCTAGGAAAATCGTGGCGCACCCCAGCAAATCCCGGACGTAGCGCAATTGCGCGACATTTTATAGGCGGCGACAATATCCGCAAAATAAATTATCTGGATATTGCTAATCCAAAACGCAGATAAGGCCGCGTCATGTCGATGCGAAAGGATACCGTCAGACCTTTCCTAGACCGGGGCGACCGAATGTCGCGCTGCCCTTCTGGAGTCCATCCCATGAAATTCACCCTGCGCCAGCTGGAGGTCTTCGTCGCTGTCGCCCAGCAGGAAAGCGTCTCCCGCGCCGCCGAAGCGCTGTCCATGTCGCAGTCGGCCACCAGCACCGCGCTGGGCGAGCTGGAGCGGCAGTTCGACTGCAAGCTGTTCGACCGCTCCGGCAAGCGCCTGACCCTCAACGCCCTCGGCCGTCAATTGCTGCCCCAGGCGGTGGCCCTGCTCGACCGGGGCAGCGAGATCGAAAACATGCTCAACGGCAAGAGCGCCTTCGGCTCGCTGGACCTGGGCGCCACCCTGACCATCGGCAACTACCTGGCGACCCTGTTGATCGGCCGCTTCATGCAACGCCAGCCGGACTGCCGGGTGCGCCTGCACGTGCACAACACCGCCCACGTGGTGCAGCGCATCGCCCACTATGAGCTGGACCTGGGCCTGATCGAGGGTGACTGCCAGCATCCGGATATCGAGGTGCAGCCGTGGATGAAGGACGAACTGGTGGTGTTCTGCGCGCCGCAGCACCCGCTGGCCCGTGAAGGCCGCGCGGACCTGGAACGACTGATCGAGGAAGCGTGGATTCTGCGTGAACAGGGCTCCGGCACGCGGCTGACCTTCGACCAGGCCATGCGGCACCACGTAGAGCCATTGAACGTGAGGCTGGAGCTGGAGCACACCGAGGCGATCAAGCGCGCGGTGGAGTCGGGGCTGGGGATCGGCTGCATCTCGCGCCTGGCGCTGCGCGACGCCTTCCGCCGCGGCAGCCTGGTGCCGGTGGAAACACCGGACCTGGACCTGCGCCGGCAGTTCTACTTCATCTGGCACAGACAGAAGTACCAGACCGCGACCATGCGCGAGTTCCTCGACCTGTGCCGCAGCGAAACGGCGGGCGTGACGCGCAGCGACGAGATCGTGCTGCCGATGATTCCGTGACGCCCCAAGCCGCATCGGCGCGCGGCCCATCGCGGACGGAGCCCGATCCTACGAAAGGTTCGCCCCACCTATAGGCGCGAGCTTGCTCGCGAAAGGGAACGCACCGTGCCTTGCAGGTTCGCGAGCAAGCTCGCTCCTACAGGGCACGGCTCTGCATTCAGCCCAGCAGGATTCCCGCCCAGGTCACGGTAATGATGGTCAGCGCCACGAACTGGGCGGCGCTGCCCATGTCCTTGGCGTTCTTCGACAGCGGGTGGCGCTCCAGGGAGACCCGGTCCACCACCGCCTCGATGGCGGAGTTCAGCAGTTCGACGATCAGCGCCAGCAGGCACACCGCGATCATCAGCGCGCGCTCGCCACGGGTGACGTCGCAGAAGAACGACAGCGGGATCAGGATGACGTTGATCAGTACCAGTTGGCGGAAGGCAGCCTCACCCTTGAAGGCGGCAGCGAAGCCGGCCAGGGAATAACCGGCGGCGTTGAAGATGCGTTTCAGGCCAGTCTGGCCTTTGAAGGGGGAAGCGGACACGAGCGATTCTCACAGGTAAAAGTCGCGGCACTCTATACCAGTGCGCGTCAAAAAGGGTTCATGCGGTTTGACAGGATGTGACGAGGTCACGCCCCCGGGACCGACTCCATCTGCTGCAGCAACAGCGCCGCCTGGGTGCGGGTACGCACGTTGAGCTTGCGGAAGATCGCGGTGACGTGGGCCTTCACCGTGGCTTCGGAGACGCTCAGCTCGAAGGCGATCTGCTTGTTCAGCAGGCCTTCGCAGACCATGGTCAGCACACGGAACTGCTGCGGAGTGAGACTGGAAAGGCCGGCGCTGGCGGCGCGCACTTCCTCGCTCATCTCGGTCGCCGCATCCACCTGCGGCGGCCACCAGACGTCGCCGTCGAGCACCGCGCGCACGGCCTGCTGCAGGGTGCTCATCTCGCTGGACTTGGGGATGAAACCGCTGGCGCCGAACTCACGGGAACGCTGCACCACCGCGGCATCTTCCTGCGCCGAAACCATCACCACCGGAATCTGCGGGTACTGTCCGCGCAGCAGCACCAGTCCGGAGAAGCCGTAGGCGCCTGGCATGTTCAGGTCCAGCAGCACCAGGTCCCAGTCCGACTTTTCGTTCAGCCTGGCCTCCAGGTCCGCGATACTCGCCGCCTCGGACAGTCTCGCCTCAGGTCCCAGGCCGATGGTCAGGGCCTGGTGCAGAGCACTGCGGAACAGCGGGTGATCGTCAGCGATCAGGATCTCGTAGGAAGCCATGGAAAGTCCTTGAAGGCCGCGCCGAAGCCCCGCCGTGGATAACAGCCAGACTTGCGCAGGAAAGGTCGGAGCCGGATACAGCACTGCTTGTCACATTGTACGCAAAGACAACCCCCGGTGTCCGCCGCGAATACATCGCCACACGGTACTTTCAGTGTGTCCCGAACGCTCTGCCACTGTGCCCGCGGGCAAGCCGTTCCCCTTTCCAAAGCACGGGCGTTACGGCAGAGTTCCGCTTTTTTCCTGCCGTTCGAGAACAACAAATGAAAAGCCACGCGCTGCGCGCCGATATCCTGATGCTGTTTACCGCGATGATCTGGGGAGTCTCCTTCGTCGCGCAACGCCTCGGGATGGACGCCATCGGCCCCTTCCTCTACACCGGCCTGCGCTTCACCCTCGGCGCCGTGGCACTGTTGCCGCTGCTGGCCTGGTCGAGCAAGCGTGGGGCACAGCCCTTCAACCGTGGCCTGCTGCTGGCGGGCCTGGCCATCGGTACCGCACTGACCGTGGGGATCAATCTGCAGCAGGTCGGCCTGCTGTTCACCAGCGTGACCAACTCCGGCTTCATCACCGGCCTGTACGTGATCATCGTGCCGCTGCTGGGCCTGGTGATCGGCCATCGCACCGGCATGGGCACCTGGATTGGCGCGGCGCTGGCGGTGATCGGCATGGCCATGCTGAGCATCGGCCCGGACTTCCACGTCGCCTCCGGTGACTGGCTGCAACTGACCGGCGCCCTCGTCTGGGGCGGCCACGTGCTGCTGGTGGGCCTGTTCGCCAGCCGTTACGACCCGATCCGCCTGGCGTTTCTGCAGTTCGTCACCTGCGCGGTGGTGAGCCTGATCCTGGCGCTGATCTTCGAGGAAATCCGCTGGGACGCCATCGTCCAGGCAGGCCCCGCCCTGATCTATGGCGGCCTGTTCGGCGTCGCCACCGGCTTCACTCTGCAGGTCGTGGCGCAGAAGCACGCCATCGCCTCCCACGCGGCGATCATCCTGTCGCTCGAAGCGGTATTCGCCGCCATCGCCGGCGCCCTGTTCCTCGACGAATCCCTGCACCTGCGCGGCTACCTGGGCTGCGCGCTGATGCTCGCCGGCATGCTGGTGGCGCAACTGTGGCCGAAGAAGGCCGAGGCACAGGCGGCCTGAACCTGTGGGGCCAGGGGCGAACCGGAAGCCCGTAGAGCGTACAACCGTTCGCGGTTGTACGCCGTCAGTTGGCTCGCTGGTTGAGCGTAAAGCGCTCGGTGACAGGCATCCTGGTTGAAGTCCGTACGACCGGAAACCAAGGTCAAACGTCATACGCCTCGGACCAAGCCTGTAGGAGCGAGCTTGCTCGCGAACAGCCCCGCCCCCACAGCGTCGCGGACGAAGTCCTACGAGATCAAGAGCCCTCACCCTAACCCTCTCCCGCAAGCGGGAGAGGGAACCGTTCGACGCAGGATGAAGCCTTAGCGTCAGCCGGAACGATCTGCCCCCTCTCCCTGAGGGAGAGGGTTGGGGTGAGGGGGAAGTGCCGGCACAGAGTGTCCAGAAAAAGACAGTTGCTCCTACGAATCCGATCCCTTGGTAAAGGGCATCAGCGCTTGGTGCGCCGGGCTCTGCTCGTCCAGCGGCTGCTGGCACTTGGAGCCCAGGTAACGTTCGCTGAACACATCCAGGTAGGCGTCCAGCGCATCCCCGGCACGGCGATCGCCGGCCAGCCCCAGGCACAACGCCGCCACCTCCGCGGTGCACAGGTGCTCGTCGAACTTGGAGCGACGCAGGCGGTAGCGCGACAGGGCATCGGGGGTGATGCTCAGTACCGGGAAACGATCCAGATAAGGGCTCTTGCGGAACATCTTGCGCGCCTCGTTCCAAGTCGCGTCCAGCAGGATGAACAGCGGGCGCCTGCCCTCCTGCGGCAGCACCTCGGTCACCACACGCTCCGGCTGGACGAACTCGCCGGGAAACACCACGTAGGGCTGCCACTGC of the Pseudomonas sp. PSE14 genome contains:
- a CDS encoding tRNA-uridine aminocarboxypropyltransferase, with product MSHAVARLRDERLARCVKPFVARGSRSPRCAGCRLRPNYCMCGLRPQVESNAAMCLVMFDTEPLKPSNTGWLIAETVPDTWAFGWSRIEVDPALVALLDDPQWQPYVVFPGEFVQPERVVTEVLPQEGRRPLFILLDATWNEARKMFRKSPYLDRFPVLSITPDALSRYRLRRSKFDEHLCTAEVAALCLGLAGDRRAGDALDAYLDVFSERYLGSKCQQPLDEQSPAHQALMPFTKGSDS
- a CDS encoding LysR family transcriptional regulator, coding for MKFTLRQLEVFVAVAQQESVSRAAEALSMSQSATSTALGELERQFDCKLFDRSGKRLTLNALGRQLLPQAVALLDRGSEIENMLNGKSAFGSLDLGATLTIGNYLATLLIGRFMQRQPDCRVRLHVHNTAHVVQRIAHYELDLGLIEGDCQHPDIEVQPWMKDELVVFCAPQHPLAREGRADLERLIEEAWILREQGSGTRLTFDQAMRHHVEPLNVRLELEHTEAIKRAVESGLGIGCISRLALRDAFRRGSLVPVETPDLDLRRQFYFIWHRQKYQTATMREFLDLCRSETAGVTRSDEIVLPMIP
- a CDS encoding diacylglycerol kinase, which translates into the protein MSASPFKGQTGLKRIFNAAGYSLAGFAAAFKGEAAFRQLVLINVILIPLSFFCDVTRGERALMIAVCLLALIVELLNSAIEAVVDRVSLERHPLSKNAKDMGSAAQFVALTIITVTWAGILLG
- the fpr gene encoding ferredoxin-NADP reductase, translating into MSNLYTERVLSVHHWNDTLFSFKTTRNPGLRFKTGQFVMIGLEVNGRPLMRAYSIASPNYEEHLEFFSIKVPDGPLTSRLQHLKEGDELMVSRKPTGTLVLDDLKPGKHLYLLSTGTGMAPFLSVIQDPEVYEKFEKVILVHGVRWVSELAYADFITKVLPEHEYFGEMVKEKLIYCPLVTREEFHSMGRQTDLMRSGKLFADIGLPPMNPQDDRAMICGSPSMLDETSEVLNSFGLQISPRMGEPGDYLIERAFVEK
- the erdR gene encoding response regulator transcription factor ErdR; the encoded protein is MASYEILIADDHPLFRSALHQALTIGLGPEARLSEAASIADLEARLNEKSDWDLVLLDLNMPGAYGFSGLVLLRGQYPQIPVVMVSAQEDAAVVQRSREFGASGFIPKSSEMSTLQQAVRAVLDGDVWWPPQVDAATEMSEEVRAASAGLSSLTPQQFRVLTMVCEGLLNKQIAFELSVSEATVKAHVTAIFRKLNVRTRTQAALLLQQMESVPGA
- a CDS encoding DMT family transporter, which translates into the protein MKSHALRADILMLFTAMIWGVSFVAQRLGMDAIGPFLYTGLRFTLGAVALLPLLAWSSKRGAQPFNRGLLLAGLAIGTALTVGINLQQVGLLFTSVTNSGFITGLYVIIVPLLGLVIGHRTGMGTWIGAALAVIGMAMLSIGPDFHVASGDWLQLTGALVWGGHVLLVGLFASRYDPIRLAFLQFVTCAVVSLILALIFEEIRWDAIVQAGPALIYGGLFGVATGFTLQVVAQKHAIASHAAIILSLEAVFAAIAGALFLDESLHLRGYLGCALMLAGMLVAQLWPKKAEAQAA